From the genome of Papaver somniferum cultivar HN1 chromosome 2, ASM357369v1, whole genome shotgun sequence, one region includes:
- the LOC113350619 gene encoding uncharacterized protein LOC113350619: MCLPDIGGGQDSLMWTGDMQGKFTTSSAVALLRHKEPCLNCSNYIWNTFLYPSTASNVWKVVQGIYVDDPVMVGNGYELASRCCICENSLDNMSYILWDCIFNTKIWSWLCSVFEFSTPKYFEEIWNNAKHKIPLVKEDWITSACSVIKDLWFQNNRRIFENIKPNEQHFKNRIKKLVFEGGLRMEGNKWNQNYDHKVISFFNLGSGPSKFQCVKDCYWFPHSISYTMFCCDGSSFGNPGTTGYGVVIRDHLSQVIGVLSGGIGIATNYIAKNYPILGVVELAGE, from the coding sequence ATGTGCTTACCTGACATTGGTGGAGGGCAGGATTCTCTAATGTGGACTGGTGATATGCAAGGTAAATTTACCACATCTTCAGCTGTTGCTTTGTTAAGACATAAAGAACCATGTTTAAACTGCTCTAACTACATATGGAATACGTTTTTGTATCCAAGTACAGCAAGTAATGTCTGGAAAGTTGTTCAAGGCATTTATGTTGATGATCCTGTAATGGTTGGAAATGGGTATGAATTAGCCTCCAGATGCTGCATTTGTGAGAACAGCCTGGACAATATGAGCTACATTCTTTGGGACTGTATCTTCAATACAAAAATATGGAGTTGGTTGTGTTCCGTGTTTGAATTTAGTACACCAAAATATTTTGAAGAAATATGGAACAATGCAAAACATAAAATTCCATTGGTTAAAgaagattggatcacatctgctTGTTCAGTCATCAAAGATCTTTGGTTTCAAAATAACAGAAGAATATTTGAAAATATCAAGCCAAATGAGCAACATTTCAAGAACAGAATCAAAAAGCTGGTTTTTGAAGGTGGATTAAGAATGGAAGGTAATAAGTGGAATCAAAATTATGATCACAAGGTGATATCATTCTTTAATCTGGGTTCTGGACCTAGTAAGTTTCAATGTGTTAAAGATTGTTATTGGTTCCCTCATTCAATTAGTTATACAATGTTTTGCTGTGATGGATCCTCCTTTGGTAACCCAGGTACAACTGGTTATGGAGTTGTAATTAGAGACCATTTAAGTCAGGTAATTGGTGTATTATCAGGAGGCATAGGTATTGCAACCAATTACATAGCAAAAAATTATccaatattgggtgttgttgaaTTGGCAGGAGAATGA